In the Alistipes provencensis genome, ATTTCGATGGAATCAGGTTGGGCAACCATAGCATTCATTATCAAGTTATTTCATGGATTTTTTGGTTGCTTCTTTTTGCACTATGCAAACGTTTCCAAAATCGGCAAACGTTGTAGTGAGTTGTTGTGTTACATCTCGCAGATGACTTATCCACCGAGGGAGGAACTGAATATTTCAGTTCCTCCCTCGGTATTTTATAGTTAACAAAATCAATTATAGTGTCCAGCCGGCCGTCCAGTCGTTACCGACCGGAACAGCGCCCTTGTAGGCAGCTGCCGTGAAGAAGCTGTCGGAAAGAGTCCTGCCGCCGGCGATGGTTCCGATATACAGATCTGTCAACGTGTTGGCATAGTCCGTAATGTTACCGGTTGCCGCTGCAAACTTGTCGTTGGTGTAGATAGCCTCTTTCGAGTCGAGAGGTGTACTCATCGAAACGTATTCGAGTTTAGAGGGATTCTGAACCTTCGAAAAAGAGTTCTCGGTCTCGGCGGTCTCCACGGTGATACATTTCGATTTGCCGGTGACGATGGCGTTGTAAAGTTCGACCTCGGTGCCCGCACGCAGCCGTACGCCGCGCGTGCCGGTTGCCGAGTTGTTGCCTACCAACGTTACATTGGCCAGAATGGGATGCGCTACGGGCGTCGCTGCTGCATTGTTGCCGTTATTGTCGCACTCCATCAGACAGTCGCAATCGTATCCGAGCGTCGATTCAGCCTCCTGATAAGCCACGAGAAACTGCCCCTTGCCGTTCCAGCCTTCGGTCCAGTCGAACGAATCGTCGGAGCAACTCGTCGCGACCAGATATTTCACATTGACCGAGCCGCCGAAGAACTCGAAACCGTCGTCCGCTCCCTTGTAAGCCTGTAAATACTCCACCGTCGTGCCGTTGCCCACACCGTAGAATGAAACGCCGTTGGCTTCGTGTTCTTCGTCGAGTGCAAAGCCCGTGTACTCCAATCGGATGTAACGGAGCATTCCCGAATCGTCGCCGTCGTTGCTGCCGCCGTAGGGGGCATTGCCGATCTCCGACAGTACGCCCGTGCCGGCGTTGGTATGGGCGTAACCGCAGATGTGGATGCCTCCCCAGGCCCCCGACTGTTTCAGTTCAGCGGTCATTACGATCGGACTCGAAGCCGTACCCCGGGCATCAATTTTAGCCCCCTGTTCGATCAGAATGTAGTCGGGCAGTTCGTCGTCGACGGCGATGACCCGGACCCCCTTTTCGATCCGGAGCGTAGCGCCGGCCTTGACATGCAGGCCGCCGCTGAGTTTATAGGTACTACCTTCGGTAAGGGTTGCGTCGGCGGTAATGTTGCCCGAAAGAGTGGTTCCTGCAGGAATGTTGCCTCTCAGACCCTGATTGTCATTGCCGCCTTCATCGTCGTTACAGGCAGTCGTGAGCGTCATGCAGGCGATTGCCGCCATTGCCAGAAATTTCCAATAGGTTTTCATTTGATTGAAATTTGAATGTTGGATATTATATTTACTTGTCAGAATTTCAGGTTTACTCCGATCTCGAATCCCATCCCCTGCCGGTAACGCTCGACCTCGACAGATTCCCCGGTCTGCGGCACCTCCTGATCGAAGACCATCGCGCGGTCGAGCAGGTCGGTCAGCTGCATTTTCAGCTCCGCGCGACGGCTGAAACGGTATCCGGCCGAGAAGTTGAGCGTGTGCACGGAGCGCTGCTCAATGTCGCCCAGCCCGGAGATTCCGACCGCATGAATCCGAGGACCTTGCAGGTTGTAAAGCAAGGCCAGATTGAGTTGCCTCTCTGCACCGAAACGGGGCGACCATGTGAGATCGGCGTTGACCAGATAGGGCGAAGCGCCTTGCAGGGCCCGTTCCTTGTTGGTGTAGGCTCCGCCCTCGGGCAACTTGACGTTGGTGTACATATAGGTGCCATTCACGGCGATGCGCAGCGTCCGCGTCAGGGATTTGCGCACCTCGACTTCGACGCCAGCGGCCATGCCATTGTCGGCGTTGCGGAACGTATGTACGGCAGCCCCTCCAGCGAGCATTTGTACGCGCTCGATGGGTTCATCGAGATATTTGTAATAACCCGTTACGGAAACCATATTGCCCTGCTGATTCAAGAATTCATAACGCAGGTCGAGGTTGTAGTTGTAGCTGTTCTGCAAATTCTCGTTACCGCGCAACTGTACCGAACCGTAGGATTCCTGATAGAGAAACGGGGCCATTTCGATGAATGACGGGCGGGTGATCGTGCGCGAGGCCGCCAGACGCAATTGGTGTTTCCCGTTGAAGCCGTATTTGACGTTCAACGCAGGGAAAAGGTCGTTTTTATCCAGATTGCGCCGCTGGCGGATGCTCTGGTCGTTGTAGTAGTCGACCCATTGCTTCGATACTTCGTAGCGTACTCCGGCGTTGACGAGCAATGCCGGCAGCGGTTTCAGGTTCAGCGAGAGATAGCCCGCCAAAATCCGGTTCCCAGCCTCATAGCTGTCCTTGGGCTGTTTCTGGCGGTTGATCGTCAGCATACCGTTGGCCACGTTCCCGAAATTGAGGTAGTCGTCGGGCGTGTAGATGTCGTCGATCGCGGGCGACAACCTCGATAAATCGTAGTAGAAACGGGTTCCCTCGTAGTCGCGGCTCTTGTCCTTAAAAGAGACGCCTGCCGTGAGTCTGTGCCCGGCGCCGAATCCGTAATCGGCAGCGGCGTGGGCGTTCCATTCGTTTTCGTCGAGCGTTCCGAAGTAGCGCATAGTTTCCTGCTGGTTGAGTTTGAAGAGCGAGACCGAACCGTCCTCGTTACGTAGGTACATGACCTGTCGGCGGTCAGGCTCATCGGAGGCGGTGGCCGAGTAAGAGCCGCTCCAACGCAGTTGCCACCGCTGGCCGAATTCGTGAAGGCCGTTGAGCTGATGGGTCATCAGTTTGTAGACGTGCATCACGTCGTTGCTGCCGATGAGACGGTGGCTCTCCTGATCGTATCCCTCCCGGCGCATATAGGTATCCACGGCGTTGCGGGCATAGAAGAAAGTGTAACTGATGCGGTCGGCATCGCGCAGAGTCGTACTCAGGCTCGCCAGAGCCGCCATTTTCAGTTCACTTGCATAGCTATCATAAGAGTATTCGTCGGTGATGGTTCCCGTCGCTTCGAGCTTCCGGAATTCAGCGTCGTTCATCGTCTGTCGGTCGTTGCTCATGCCACCCGAGGCCAGCAGGCTCACCGTCTGCCGTCCGACCTTGAAATCGTGTCCCCAGGCCAGATTGCCGCCGAAGACGGGCAGCGCAGTCTGCTTCGAAATCGAAAAATCCGTATCGAAAATTTCCTTTGTTTTCACATACTCCCGAAATTCGGGCAGGCTCGACGAGAGAGCCTTGCCGTCGACCGCTGGTTGTGTGAAAAGCGAGCGGTGGTCCATGCGATAAAAGTCACGGCCCAGCGTGTTGAATTGCCCGCCCATGTGAAAATTCGCCGAGAAGAAATTTTCTCCGGAATTTTCCTTGGTGTCGATGTCGATATGTGCGCCTGAATAGTCGGCATAGGAACTGACTTCGTACACTTTACTTACTGTAATATTCTTTACGGTCGACGAAGGAAAAATATCCAATGGGATCAATTTGTTGTCAGGGTTGGGTGAAGCGATGGGCTGCCCATTAAGCGTAGTGATGCTGTATCGGTCTCCCAGTCCGCGGACGATCAGTTGCCCGGCTTGCGCGATGGAGATGCCGGTCATCTTGCGCACGCCCTCCTGCACGTTGGAAATACCTTTGAGCGACATCTCCCGGGCACCCATGTTTTCGATGGCCACGTTTGAGGCGATACGTTCGGTTTGCAGGCTTCGTTCCGATTCGAGGTTTTTGCGTGCCGTCACCGTCACCGAGGCAAGAACCCGATTGTCCGGTTCCAGTTCGATATGCAATTCCGGCATTTCCGCCGAAATTCGGACGTCGAGCCTGCGGGCAGTGTAAGAGACATAGGAAACGAGCAGCGTGCAGGAACCCGAAACGAGATTGAGTTCGAAGCGTCCCGACGCGTCAGTCGTCGTGCCTTTCGTCGTGCCGTCCACGGTGACAGTGGCCCCGACGAGTGCTTCCTGCGTCGCCTTATCGACGACCACACCTTTGATAGAAGCGGCTCCGGCGATTCCGGAAGCCCATAAAAACAGCGTTGTAAGCAGAATTTTTCGCAATGACATTCGCAGCGTAATTTATCATCTATTTTCCGGTTGCAAAGATGGAGATTCGGTATTGCGGAAAAATGTCATTGGTGAGATGTTTTTGTTACGAAAAAGGACGTGCTTGATTTGGAAGCGGGCTTTTCCAGAAATGGAATTTCCAATAGAGGCGGATATCTATGCATGTCCTCTATAAAACGAAGATATTCTTCACAGCCTAATGAATTGGGGCTGATTGATCCATTTTTACATTTTTACACTTTTTCAGATTAAATTCAATTTTTCTTCAACTGCGTGTATGAGTTGTACATCTGGTAGATTTCACTAAAATCTAATTCGAATCGGTCGATTTCCGATCTGAATTTTTATTTACCTCTCAATTTCTTCACATCATCGAGCAGTTTTTGCGCTTCCCGCTCCTTGATTGCAGCTTGTTCCAATTGCTCGGCCCGAATTCTCACTCTTGTTTCATACCGTTCGACACGGCTCCGAACGGTATCGCGGATGGTCTTGCGCCTGTCTTCGCGGAATATTGTTTCCAACTCCATTAGTTCCTTTTCCTTGATCTCACCGAGCATCTTGACATAACGGTATTTCAGATCGTTTGCGGCCAACTGTTGATTGCTTACCGAGACCCGGTAAATAAACCCCGCCAATAGGACGATCGTTACCGCCATGACAAACATTACCAGCACGGTTTTCGAGGATTTGATGTCGAGTGTGTAGGTATGGTGATGCTCCTGCACAGGTATAGTATCAGGCTTTGCCGCTGCTTCGACGGTTTGCCGTACCTGTTCCATTAATACATGGGTCTGTCGGTTATCCTTGTCGATAACCTCCAGTCTGCCCGCCAGTTGCTTCAGCAGACTGTTGGATTGATCTGCGATTGCCTGTTCCCGCTGGCTTTGCACGCCGGATGATGCCATCAGTTTACGCAGTTGTGCGACCTGCTCCTGCGAGAGCTCTGCGGCCTCTATCAGCCGCTCGATCCGTTCGGTTTGTGCATTGTCTGAATGTATACTGCCGTCAGTTTTTCCCGTCTTGGCGTTTTTAATGGCTTTGACAAGCGTTTCTTTGAGGTCTTCGTACATTTCAAGCGACAGGTCGATCCGATTGTTCTCTTTCATGGTATTTATGTGTCCGTTAAAGTTTTACTTGAGTTTAACTTGGGGATTGTTCTTCTGTTCGCGCAGCCTGCGGCGGTGTTCCATCGCGGCTATCGCCATCGCTTCGGCCGCGGCATCGAGCAGTGCCGTGATTCGTGCGATATGCTCTTCGGGACTTTCTCCCGGCTTGCGCTGCAACTGCTCGGCGGACACTCCGACGGGCGAACTGACCGGCGGCAGAGGTATGCTTCCTGCCTTTCCGAGATTGACTGAAGGCGGCTCTTCGCGCGTGCCGCTGCCTCTACCCATACCGCCGAACAAACCTGCAAATGCCGAACGGTAACTGCCTGCCGCTGCCGAGAGGTTTCCGAGGAGCGTCGTCCGGTGTTGGGACTGCTGTTGAATATGGTTGAACCGGTTGTCGAGCTTCGTAAAGCTGAATGCCCGGTCGATCTTCGAGCCGGAGAACTCGAATCCGTTTTTCGAGAACAGAACACCTTGTTTCCGACCAGTATTTCCGCAATACTTGTAGCGGATACCGATGCCCTGTTCCCTTAATTTACCTTCCAGCTCGTTCCAATTCTTACACTTGGGAAGATTGCCTTTAATGGCATCGTAGATTTCATATTTGGTCTTGTCGGGTTCGCGCAGCCGCTCCCGCCGCACATCGTCCTTTCCCGGCGCGAGATATAATCCGTGTTTCTTGGTCAGCTCCCGGCAGACCTTGGCGTTGCGGATCTTGATGTTCTTGTCCGAAATGGTCTGTCCGTTGTTCCCGACCCGGTTGTAGACCAGATGGCAATGCGGATGGGG is a window encoding:
- a CDS encoding relaxase/mobilization nuclease domain-containing protein, whose amino-acid sequence is MVGKVISASSFSGTVGYVMKEESRILEAEGIMPPEVKDMVQDFKDQTMLNPRLKNTVGHISLSFSPKDAPRMTDALMTQIAKEYMQKMGITDTQYLLVRHLDQPHPHCHLVYNRVGNNGQTISDKNIKIRNAKVCRELTKKHGLYLAPGKDDVRRERLREPDKTKYEIYDAIKGNLPKCKNWNELEGKLREQGIGIRYKYCGNTGRKQGVLFSKNGFEFSGSKIDRAFSFTKLDNRFNHIQQQSQHRTTLLGNLSAAAGSYRSAFAGLFGGMGRGSGTREEPPSVNLGKAGSIPLPPVSSPVGVSAEQLQRKPGESPEEHIARITALLDAAAEAMAIAAMEHRRRLREQKNNPQVKLK
- a CDS encoding TonB-dependent receptor, whose product is MSLRKILLTTLFLWASGIAGAASIKGVVVDKATQEALVGATVTVDGTTKGTTTDASGRFELNLVSGSCTLLVSYVSYTARRLDVRISAEMPELHIELEPDNRVLASVTVTARKNLESERSLQTERIASNVAIENMGAREMSLKGISNVQEGVRKMTGISIAQAGQLIVRGLGDRYSITTLNGQPIASPNPDNKLIPLDIFPSSTVKNITVSKVYEVSSYADYSGAHIDIDTKENSGENFFSANFHMGGQFNTLGRDFYRMDHRSLFTQPAVDGKALSSSLPEFREYVKTKEIFDTDFSISKQTALPVFGGNLAWGHDFKVGRQTVSLLASGGMSNDRQTMNDAEFRKLEATGTITDEYSYDSYASELKMAALASLSTTLRDADRISYTFFYARNAVDTYMRREGYDQESHRLIGSNDVMHVYKLMTHQLNGLHEFGQRWQLRWSGSYSATASDEPDRRQVMYLRNEDGSVSLFKLNQQETMRYFGTLDENEWNAHAAADYGFGAGHRLTAGVSFKDKSRDYEGTRFYYDLSRLSPAIDDIYTPDDYLNFGNVANGMLTINRQKQPKDSYEAGNRILAGYLSLNLKPLPALLVNAGVRYEVSKQWVDYYNDQSIRQRRNLDKNDLFPALNVKYGFNGKHQLRLAASRTITRPSFIEMAPFLYQESYGSVQLRGNENLQNSYNYNLDLRYEFLNQQGNMVSVTGYYKYLDEPIERVQMLAGGAAVHTFRNADNGMAAGVEVEVRKSLTRTLRIAVNGTYMYTNVKLPEGGAYTNKERALQGASPYLVNADLTWSPRFGAERQLNLALLYNLQGPRIHAVGISGLGDIEQRSVHTLNFSAGYRFSRRAELKMQLTDLLDRAMVFDQEVPQTGESVEVERYRQGMGFEIGVNLKF